The Thermococcus sp. genome contains a region encoding:
- a CDS encoding DUF4040 domain-containing protein, which produces MNCISCIDYIIIGIMVLSAVFAVEWRDLLAAVVGMAAVSLFASLLFFFLQAPDVAMTEAAIGAALSGAVFIFAIKRTRRFETEEEEKPGWWVRW; this is translated from the coding sequence ATGAACTGCATCAGCTGTATCGACTACATCATCATAGGGATTATGGTACTCTCAGCAGTGTTTGCGGTGGAGTGGAGGGACCTGCTGGCGGCAGTGGTTGGTATGGCGGCGGTCAGCCTGTTTGCGTCGCTGCTGTTCTTCTTCCTGCAGGCACCCGACGTTGCCATGACCGAGGCCGCCATAGGTGCCGCCCTCAGCGGGGCCGTCTTTATATTCGCCATAAAGCGGACGAGGAGGTTTGAAACCGAGGAGGAAGAAAAGCCAGGGTGGTGGGTGAGATGGTGA
- a CDS encoding Na+/H+ antiporter subunit E → MGEASRVSRYLYTVIVLFIIWLFLTASIDPQELGFGLLLSLIVAAFTYEIFTTGGLANLHPKKIIYAAAYIPYFLWAMIVANLDVAYRVLHPKRPIRPGIVHCRTVLNTDAGKLALANSITLTPGTITLDVDDDDYFIHWIWVPDEVLHAETEDEHVKNASSAITVPFEKFLKVIFG, encoded by the coding sequence ATGGGGGAAGCAAGCAGAGTAAGTAGGTATCTGTACACTGTGATCGTGCTGTTCATAATATGGCTGTTCCTAACGGCCAGTATCGACCCACAGGAGCTGGGATTCGGTTTGCTGCTGTCGCTTATAGTGGCGGCTTTTACGTACGAGATCTTCACCACCGGGGGGCTGGCGAACCTCCATCCAAAGAAGATCATCTACGCTGCGGCGTACATACCGTACTTTCTGTGGGCCATGATAGTGGCCAACCTTGACGTGGCGTACCGGGTTCTCCATCCAAAGCGCCCGATACGCCCTGGGATCGTTCACTGCAGGACGGTACTGAATACCGACGCCGGAAAACTGGCGCTAGCAAACTCAATCACCCTGACGCCTGGAACGATAACACTCGACGTGGACGACGACGATTACTTCATACACTGGATATGGGTTCCGGATGAAGTCCTCCACGCAGAGACTGAGGATGAGCATGTAAAAAACGCATCCTCCGCAATAACGGTGCCCTTTGAAAAATTCCTGAAGGTGATCTTCGGATGA
- a CDS encoding Na(+)/H(+) antiporter subunit B, whose amino-acid sequence MLKRSLAIITILIIGYWLAVAMSHIPFGQDKMLVGQYYLNHVKDQTGAVNAVTAIVVNYRGFDTLGEVTVLFIASTGVGALLWKRKRERTARVPGSVVLTTGTRFLFPFIVLFGAYIFIHGHLTPGGGFPGGATIATGFLLLYMAFTVYEIPHKGFEVTEGLVGMSYVAVGLIGLLIGSYFLYDWIWQTWHVGTVGKLFSGGFIPIIYILIGLKVGTELSGIIDNMLKEGVSGND is encoded by the coding sequence ATCCTGAAACGCTCTCTTGCCATCATTACGATACTGATAATCGGATACTGGCTGGCCGTGGCGATGTCCCACATCCCCTTTGGTCAGGATAAGATGCTGGTCGGCCAGTACTACCTCAACCACGTTAAAGACCAAACTGGTGCGGTAAACGCCGTTACCGCGATAGTCGTCAACTACCGTGGATTCGATACGCTCGGTGAGGTCACGGTGCTTTTCATAGCATCCACCGGCGTTGGAGCGTTGCTCTGGAAAAGAAAGAGGGAGAGGACGGCTAGAGTCCCTGGAAGCGTCGTGCTCACCACGGGTACGAGGTTTCTGTTCCCGTTCATAGTGCTCTTCGGTGCCTACATATTCATCCACGGACACCTCACTCCGGGAGGAGGCTTCCCTGGTGGTGCCACTATAGCAACGGGTTTCCTGCTCCTGTACATGGCGTTCACGGTGTACGAGATACCGCACAAGGGTTTCGAGGTGACCGAGGGACTGGTCGGGATGAGCTACGTAGCGGTCGGCCTTATCGGGCTGCTCATAGGCAGCTACTTCCTGTACGACTGGATATGGCAGACTTGGCATGTTGGAACCGTTGGAAAGCTCTTCAGTGGCGGTTTCATTCCAATAATCTACATCCTGATAGGCCTCAAGGTTGGAACCGAGCTCAGCGGAATCATAGATAACATGCTCAAGGAAGGGGTGAGTGGCAATGATTGA
- a CDS encoding NADH-quinone oxidoreductase subunit K has product MIEISAYYFGAIALIMIGLYAVLVKKNLLKMLVGLSIMETGVNLLLISIGYINGKSAPILSEGVGPKGAVDPIPQALVLTAIVIGVATTAMALSAAIILYEKYGTLNIEEIRRLRG; this is encoded by the coding sequence ATGATTGAAATCAGCGCCTACTATTTCGGAGCTATAGCCCTGATAATGATCGGCCTGTACGCTGTGCTGGTCAAGAAGAACCTGCTCAAGATGCTCGTGGGCCTGAGCATCATGGAGACGGGGGTCAACCTGCTCCTCATAAGCATCGGGTACATCAATGGGAAGAGTGCCCCAATTCTCAGCGAGGGGGTCGGCCCTAAGGGCGCCGTTGACCCCATTCCCCAGGCCCTTGTCCTCACCGCAATCGTCATCGGCGTTGCAACGACCGCCATGGCCCTTAGTGCCGCCATAATCCTGTACGAGAAGTACGGAACCCTTAACATCGAGGAGATAAGGAGGTTGAGAGGATGA
- the mnhG gene encoding monovalent cation/H(+) antiporter subunit G: MNAAAVIGEALVLIGTFFYFLSALGLIRMPDVYNRMQTSTKSATLGSLGVVVGTGIWAIGTSYGSWSWLVKTITIATFLLLTNPISAHALIRAAYKKGIPLWHGSVLDKYGEHLKQEGGEE; this comes from the coding sequence ATGAACGCCGCGGCCGTAATCGGAGAAGCCCTGGTGCTGATAGGTACGTTCTTCTACTTCCTCTCAGCGCTGGGTCTCATCAGGATGCCGGATGTTTACAACAGGATGCAGACTTCAACTAAGAGCGCCACACTCGGTTCACTCGGTGTTGTGGTTGGCACTGGAATCTGGGCCATTGGAACCAGCTACGGAAGCTGGTCATGGCTGGTGAAGACGATAACCATAGCCACATTTCTCCTGCTGACGAACCCCATAAGCGCCCATGCGCTGATAAGGGCAGCTTACAAGAAGGGCATCCCGCTGTGGCATGGCAGCGTCCTTGACAAGTACGGGGAGCACTTGAAGCAGGAGGGGGGAGAGGAATGA
- a CDS encoding monovalent cation/H+ antiporter complex subunit F — MMGVNVYLVLIAIALLLSMYRVFRGPTTVDRLVAVDIMTTITAGLMVLFALYYKRMIFLDVALVYAVLAFGGVIAFARYLEGGI, encoded by the coding sequence ATGATGGGAGTCAACGTTTATCTTGTCCTGATAGCGATCGCGCTTCTGCTCAGCATGTACAGGGTATTCAGGGGGCCGACCACGGTTGACAGGCTGGTGGCGGTGGACATCATGACAACCATAACCGCCGGCCTCATGGTTCTCTTCGCACTCTACTACAAGAGGATGATATTCCTCGACGTTGCACTGGTGTACGCGGTCCTGGCCTTTGGAGGCGTCATCGCCTTCGCGCGCTACTTGGAGGGAGGGATATGA